A stretch of Pleuronectes platessa chromosome 24, fPlePla1.1, whole genome shotgun sequence DNA encodes these proteins:
- the LOC128431011 gene encoding leucine-rich repeat-containing protein 3-like: MGASRWCSSSVRPPSCASLVGTLCLLSSVMPTSTCPQTCHCTDRNGVVVQCTSRNLESIPPNLPPDTVVLLLSSNRIKHVTKEAFTDLRRLRELDLSQNAIESVEAGAFQGISEGLRNLDLSNNQLSSLPKDTFAKLHARIRLSHNPWHCECSLQEVLRELRLDPETINEVICFTSVQEEYVGQPVIQVLDSGINFCNFHHKTTDVAMFVAMFCWFSMVTAYIIYYIRHNQEDARRHMEYLKSLPSTSHVSKDYDTASSVL, encoded by the coding sequence ATGGGGGCCTCTCGATGGTGCAGCTCATCGGTAAGACCTCCTTCCTGTGCGTCTCTAGTGGGAACGCTGTGCCTCCTGTCCTCCGTCATGCCCACGTCCACCTGCCCTCAGACCTGTCACTGCACGGACAGAAACGGCGTGGTGGTGCAGTGCACCTCCCGCAACCTGGAGAGCATCCCCCCCAACCTCCCCCCCGACACTGTggttctcctgctctcctcAAACCGCATCAAACACGTCACGAAGGAGGCGTTCACAGACCTCCGCCGCCTCCGGGAGCTGGACTTATCTCAAAACGCCATCGAGAGCGTGGAGGCCGGCGCCTTCCAGGGGATTTCAGAAGGCCTGCGGAACCTGGATCTTTCAAACAACCAGCTCAGCAGCCTCCCGAAGGACACGTTCGCCAAGCTCCACGCCCGAATCCGCCTCTCCCACAACCCCTGGCACTGCGAGTGCTCCCTGCAGGAGGTGCTGAGGGAGCTGAGGCTCGACCCGGAGACCATCAACGAGGTCATCTGCTTCACGTCGGTGCAGGAGGAGTACGTGGGACAACCGGTGATCCAGGTCCTGGACTCGGGCATCAACTTTTGCAACTTCCACCACAAGACGACCGATGTGGCCATGTTTGTGGCCATGTTCTGCTGGTTCTCCATGGTGACGGCGTACATCATCTACTACATCAGACACAACCAGGAGGACGCCCGGAGGCACATGGAGTATTTGAAGTCTCTGCCCAGCACCTCGCACGTCAGCAAGGACTACGACACGGCCAGCAGCGTGCTCTAG
- the LOC128431010 gene encoding poly(rC)-binding protein 3 isoform X1: MEPIKVQSEGGLNVTLTIRLLMHGKEVGSIIGKKGETVKKMREDSGARINISEGNCPERIVTITGPTDAIFKAFAMIAYKFEEDIINSMSNSPATSKPPVTLRLVVPASQCGSLIGKGGSKIKEMRESTGAQVQVAGDMLPNSTERAVTISGAPEAIIQCVKQICVVMLESPPKGATIPYRPKPASTPVIFSGGQVRADPLGASTANLSLLLQHQPLPAYTIQGQYAIPHPDLSKLHQLAMQQTPFNPLGQTTPAFPGMDASNQASTHELTIPNDLIGCIIGRQGTKINEIRQMSGAQIKIANAMEGSSERQITITGSPANISLAQYLINARFRDVAAMWNDPSSMTTS; this comes from the exons ATGGAGCCCATTAAGGTCCAATCAGAGGGTGGACTGAATGTGACCCTCACCATCCGGCTGCTGATGCACGGAAag gaggTTGGAAGCATCATAGGAAAG aaaGGAGAAACGGTGAAGAAAATGCGTGAAGAC AGCGGAGCCCGTATCAACATCTCAGAGGGAAACTGCCCTGAGCGGATAGTCACCATCACCGGGCCCACAGACGCCATCTTCAAGGCCTTTGCCATGATCGCCTACAAGTTTGAGGAG GATATAATCAATTCCATGAGCAACAGTCCAGCCACCAGTAAACCACCAGTAACCCTGAGGCTCGTGGTCCCAGCCAGCCAGTGCGGCTCCCTCATCGGGAAGGGAGGCTCCAAAATCAAAGAAATGAGAGAG TCCACAGGGGCTCAGGTACAGGTTGCAGGGGACATGCTCCCCAACTCCACCGAGCGGGCGGTCACCATCTCCGGGGCCCCCGAGGCCATCATCCAGTGTGTCAAACAGATCTGTGTGGTGATGCTGGAG tCCCCACCGAAAGGTGCCACCATCCCCTACCGCCCCAAGCCTGCCTCCACCCCTGTCATTTTTTCAGGTGGCCAGGTAAGAGCAGACCCGCTGGGGGCGTCCACTGCCAACCTCAGCCTCTTACTGCAGCACCAGCCACTGCCT GCTTATACCATTCAAGGACAGTACGCCATCCCTCATCCTGAC TTGAGCAAGCTCCACCAGTTGGCTATGCAGCAAACCCCCTTTAACCCCCTCGGACAGACCACCCCTGCCTTCCCCG GTATGGATGCCAGTAACCAGGCCAGTACTCATGAACTCACCATTCCCAATGAT CTAATAGGCTGCATAATCGGACGCCAGGGAACCAAAATCAACGAGATCCGTCAGATGTCTGGGGCGCAGATCAAAATTGCTAACGCCATGGAAGGGTCATCGGAGCGCCAGATCACCATCACAGGGTCCCCCGCCAACATCAGCCTGGCCCAGTACCTCATCAACGCAAG GTTCAGAGACGTGGCGGCCATGTGGAACGACCCATCTTCCATGACCACATCCTGA
- the LOC128431010 gene encoding poly(rC)-binding protein 3 isoform X2 produces MEPIKVQSEGGLNVTLTIRLLMHGKEVGSIIGKKGETVKKMREDSGARINISEGNCPERIVTITGPTDAIFKAFAMIAYKFEEDIINSMSNSPATSKPPVTLRLVVPASQCGSLIGKGGSKIKEMRESTGAQVQVAGDMLPNSTERAVTISGAPEAIIQCVKQICVVMLESPPKGATIPYRPKPASTPVIFSGGQAYTIQGQYAIPHPDQLSKLHQLAMQQTPFNPLGQTTPAFPGMDASNQASTHELTIPNDLIGCIIGRQGTKINEIRQMSGAQIKIANAMEGSSERQITITGSPANISLAQYLINARFRDVAAMWNDPSSMTTS; encoded by the exons ATGGAGCCCATTAAGGTCCAATCAGAGGGTGGACTGAATGTGACCCTCACCATCCGGCTGCTGATGCACGGAAag gaggTTGGAAGCATCATAGGAAAG aaaGGAGAAACGGTGAAGAAAATGCGTGAAGAC AGCGGAGCCCGTATCAACATCTCAGAGGGAAACTGCCCTGAGCGGATAGTCACCATCACCGGGCCCACAGACGCCATCTTCAAGGCCTTTGCCATGATCGCCTACAAGTTTGAGGAG GATATAATCAATTCCATGAGCAACAGTCCAGCCACCAGTAAACCACCAGTAACCCTGAGGCTCGTGGTCCCAGCCAGCCAGTGCGGCTCCCTCATCGGGAAGGGAGGCTCCAAAATCAAAGAAATGAGAGAG TCCACAGGGGCTCAGGTACAGGTTGCAGGGGACATGCTCCCCAACTCCACCGAGCGGGCGGTCACCATCTCCGGGGCCCCCGAGGCCATCATCCAGTGTGTCAAACAGATCTGTGTGGTGATGCTGGAG tCCCCACCGAAAGGTGCCACCATCCCCTACCGCCCCAAGCCTGCCTCCACCCCTGTCATTTTTTCAGGTGGCCAG GCTTATACCATTCAAGGACAGTACGCCATCCCTCATCCTGAC cAGTTGAGCAAGCTCCACCAGTTGGCTATGCAGCAAACCCCCTTTAACCCCCTCGGACAGACCACCCCTGCCTTCCCCG GTATGGATGCCAGTAACCAGGCCAGTACTCATGAACTCACCATTCCCAATGAT CTAATAGGCTGCATAATCGGACGCCAGGGAACCAAAATCAACGAGATCCGTCAGATGTCTGGGGCGCAGATCAAAATTGCTAACGCCATGGAAGGGTCATCGGAGCGCCAGATCACCATCACAGGGTCCCCCGCCAACATCAGCCTGGCCCAGTACCTCATCAACGCAAG GTTCAGAGACGTGGCGGCCATGTGGAACGACCCATCTTCCATGACCACATCCTGA